The Impatiens glandulifera chromosome 8, dImpGla2.1, whole genome shotgun sequence genome includes a window with the following:
- the LOC124912789 gene encoding tyrosine N-monooxygenase-like: protein MAIIVLHATILFLAFTVTILLFKKITTTSTLPPKSCLPPGPKPWPIIGNISIMIRNKPFFRWVHDTMSKMGYEIFCIRLGSVHVIAVTSPEIACEFLKKQDENYMARPTFLSAELASGGFSGTIFTTVGDQWRKMKRKDDLLDVLITLKDDQGNTLLTSEEIKAQILEIMVATIDNPSNAVEWAIAEMINQPETLVRAVQELDQVVGKNRLVQESDLNNLNYIKACVKESFRLHPIVAFNLPHVSICDTMVAGYFIPKGSHILLSRPGLGRNSKIWNEPLRFNPERHLNYDGSHVILNDPDLHLLSFSIGRRGCPAVNLGSTISIMLLARLLQGFTWSPPPNTTCIKLLEAIDEMSLSNPLLALASPRLDERLYACIT from the exons ATGGCCATAATCGTCCTTCATGCTACGATTTTATTTCTAGCATTTACAGTGACCATTctccttttcaaaaaaataacaactaCTTCAACCTTACCTCCTAAATCTTGTTTACCGCCAGGCCCTAAACCATGGCCAATTATTGGCAATATTTCAATAATGATAAGAAATAAACCATTTTTTCGATGGGTGCATGATACAATGTCAAAAATGGGCTACGAGATATTTTGCATTCGCCTAGGGAGCGTGCATGTGATAGCTGTTACCTCTCCAGAGATTGCATGCGAGTTCCTGAAGAAACAAGATGAAAATTATATGGCACGTCCTACGTTCCTATCAGCTGAGCTAGCGAGCGGTGGATTTTCCGGGACGATCTTTACGACAGTTGGTGACCAGTGGAGAAAGATGAAACGT aaagatgatCTTCTTGATGTTCTAATCACTTTAAAGGATGACCAAGGAAACACTCTATTGACATCGGAAGAGATTAAGGCTCAAATTTTG GAAATAATGGTAGCAACAATTGACAACCCATCAAACGCTGTCGAATGGGCTATTGCTGAGATGATAAATCAACCAGAGACATTGGTAAGAGCCGTTCAAGAATTAGACCAGGTTGTCGGAAAGAACCGGCTTGTTCAAGAATCCGACCTGAACAATCTCAATTACATTAAAGCTTGCGTTAAAGAATCTTTTCGTCTCCATCCAATAGTCGCATTCAATCTCCCACACGTGTCTATCTGTGACACCATGGTGGCTGGTTATTTCATACCTAAGGGTAGCCATATTCTTTTGAGCCGTCCAGGTCTGGGACGTAACTCTAAAATATGGAATGAACCGCTTCGATTCAATCCTGAGCGTCACCTTAATTATGATGGCTCGCATGTGATATTGAATGATCCTGATCTCCACCTATTGTCATTTAGTATAGGTCGGCGTGGTTGTCCCGCGGTTAACCTAGGATCCACCATCTCAATTATGTTATTGGCTCGACTTCTTCAAGGTTTCACATGGAGCCCCCCTCCAAATACTACTTGCATTAAACTTTTGGAAGCTATTGATGAGATGTCTCTTTCCAACCCTCTACTAGCCCTTGCAAGTCCGCGCTTGGATGAGAGGTTGTATGCATGCATCACTTAA
- the LOC124912790 gene encoding probable CCR4-associated factor 1 homolog 6, whose protein sequence is MASSSKEKEKEGGELEEEDDVMVINVWKENMDHEVEEITQIVREFNFVAFDTEFPGTIIKSPNSDILLPYSVLRENVNRTKLIQLGFTLGDQDGNLPKDENQKKKVWQFNFSDFDLTTDDDEFDPDSIELLIKSGLDLELFKTRGIPLCGSIGEKLLASGVFNNKRNCLVSFQGSSDMGYLIKLFTQQDLPQTYQEFMILVARYFPYSIDVKLLSNVFMQGNTKGLDIVSNRLRLKRKGGISHQGGSDSYLTYIVFLKLLEKYGDEIKNSHYNTLYGLTDT, encoded by the coding sequence ATGGCATCCTcctcaaaagaaaaagagaaagaaggagGAGAATTAGAGGAAGAAGACGACGTTATGGTTATCAACGTGTGGAAAGAAAACATGGATCATGAAGTTGAAGAAATCACCCAGATTGTTCGGGAGTTCAATTTTGTTGCATTTGATACGGAATTCCCAGGTACCATAATAAAATCCCCAAACAGTGACATATTATTACCTTACAGTGTTTTACGGGAAAATGTCAATCGCACAAAGCTAATTCAACTAGGTTTTACTTTGGGTGATCAAGATGGAAATCTCCCTAAAGAtgaaaatcagaaaaaaaaagTCTGGCAGTTCAACTTCTCAGATTTTGATTTAACAACGGACGACGACGAGTTTGATCCTGATTCCATTGAGTTACTCATTAAAAGTGGACTTGATTTGGAGCTGTTTAAGACTCGTGGGATTCCTTTATGTGGTTCTATTGGTGAAAAATTGTTAGCATCTGGtgtgtttaataataaaagaaattgttTAGTTAGTTTTCAGGGATCGTCAGATATGGGGTATCTCATAAAACTCTTTACGCAACAGGATCTTCCTCAAACCTATCAAGAGTTTATGATCCTGGTAGCACGTTATTTTCCTTATTCAATTGATGTCAAATTGCTTTCAAATGTATTCATGCAAGGCAATACAAAAGGGTTGGATATTGTGTCAAATCGTTTGAGACTCAAAAGAAAGGGGGGAATTTCTCATCAGGGAGGGTCTGATTCATATCTTACATACATTGTCTTCCTCAAATTGTTGGAGAAATATGgagatgaaattaaaaattcCCACTACAACACCTTATACGGGTTAACAGATACTTAA
- the LOC124912791 gene encoding F-box protein CPR1-like has protein sequence MKDYDGHFLKVANCYVEKRCNGRMEEVSIIYRDNGPGIVGYTQMRNISFIPDDLILNIIVRLPVKYVIVCRSVKRKCNELTSTIDGEEKADIPFSSPMVTNIGIFYLHHSFRLKNVYDGIICISNEMDILLVNPSTRESQRLPFSTFSYPCADSTDSYVLGVWFDGHQSNSNQPPPGVLQHYKVFRAVNLYIRYNYRDRGFEDVKHVFEIYDSRENCWRKSKEMYKDLSRWYNLLLNGVFHLSIDGDSLITLDAKSEILGHLPLPSEIIGLYMAPLFNLRGYLALLVNKYDTSVSNRYTDIWLMNEYGVKESWTKQYTINFDEPLVQHLCKPITFWKYMDKEEEEDELFIQNVDGKLISINLVTNKITNFELYGIPSSMMIVPYIETLLTLK, from the exons ATGAAGGATTATGATGGTCATTTCTTAAAAGTTGCAAATTGCTATGTGGAGAAGAGATGCAATGGAAGGATGGAAGAAGTTAGCATTATTTACAGAGACAACGGTCCTGG GATTGTTGGCTATACCCAAATGAGAAACATTTCTTTTATTCCTGATGATCTGATATTGAATATTATTGTAAGGTTGCCAGTCAAATATGTTATAGTATGCAGatcg GTAAAGAGAAAGTGCAACGAACTAACATCCACTATTGATGGAGAGGAAAAAGCTGATATCCCCTTCTCATCACCAATGGTTACAAACATTGGAATATTTTATTTGCATCATTCATTTAGGTTAAAAAATGTTTACGACGGAATTATATGTATATCCAATGAGATGGACATACTTTTGGTTAACCCCTCCACTAGAGAATCTCAAAGGTTACCTTTTTCAACCTTTTCATACCCATGTGCTGACTCTACCGATTCTTATGTTTTGGGTGTTTGGTTTGATGGTCATCAGTCCAATTCAAATCAGCCTCCCCCAGGAGTCCTACAACATTACAAAGTCTTTAGGGCGGTTAATCTCTATATCAGATACAATTATCGTGATCGAGGTTTTGAAGACGTTAAACATGTGTTTGAAATATATGATTCAAGGGAGAATTGTTGGAGGAAAAGCAAGGAAATGTATAAAGACCTTAGTAGGTGGTACAACTTGCTATTAAATGGAGTTTTTCACTTATCTATTGACGGAGATTCTTTGATTACATTGGATGCAAAATCAGAAATATTGGGACACCTTCCATTGCCATCAGAAATTATTGGTTTGTATATGGCACCCTTGTTTAACCTTAGGGGATATCTAGCCTTGTTGGTAAATAAATACGACACCTCTGTTTCAAACCGTTATACCGATATATGGCTTATGAATGAATATGGGGTCAAGGAATCTTGGACTAAGCAATACACTATCAATTTTGATGAACCCTTGGTGCAACATCTGTGTAAACCGATAACGTTTTGGAAATACATGGacaaggaagaggaggaggatgaGTTATTCATTCAAAATGTTGATGGAAAACTCATCTCTATTAACCTTGTtactaataaaataacaaattttgaaTTGTATGGTATTCCTAGTTCAATGATGATTGTACCTTATATTGAGACCTTACTTACTCTCAAGTGA
- the LOC124912792 gene encoding valine N-monooxygenase 1-like, translating into MARPTLLSAELVSGGYSGTIFTTVGDQWRKMKRVLVSNILSSETLHWMHDKRAEEADHLVNYVYNVIKSNEDGAVNVRAVAQHFCANTIRNMIFSKRFFGKGTENGGPGVEEEEHLHGVFNIHSCLYNFCISDYFPFLRRRIDLDGNEKRTRQAFETVRKYHDPEIDMRIKQWKEGTRIEKDDILDVLITLKDDKGNTLLTSEEIKAQILEMVIATIDNPSNAIEWALGEMINQPETLIRAVQELDLVVGKNRLVQESDMNNLNYIKACLKESFRLHPMVAFNLPHESICDTMVSGYFIPKGSHILLSRPGLGRNSRIWNEPLRFNPERHLKNDGSHEILNDQELHLLSFSIGRRSCPAVNLGSTVSIMLLARLLQGFTWSPPPNTTCIKLVEASDGMVLSEPLRAIARARLDERLYASLSS; encoded by the exons ATGGCACGTCCTACTCTCTTATCAGCAGAGCTAGTGAGCGGTGGCTATTCCGGGACGATCTTTACGACAGTTGGTGACCAGTGGAGAAAGATGAAGCGTGTATTGGTCTCTAACATCCTTTCTTCGGAAACTCTCCATTGGATGCACGACAAAAGAGCAGAGGAGGCTGATCATCTCGTTAACTATGTCTACAATGTTATCAAGAGCAATGAGGATGGTGCGGTGAACGTTAGGGCTGTAGCACAACACTTCTGCGCAAATACGATTCGAAATATGATTTTTAGTAAGAGGTTTTTTGGCAAAGGGACTGAAAATGGGGGACCTGGAGTCGAGGAAGAGGAACATCTTCATGGCGTTTTTAATATACACTCGTGTTTGTACAACTTTTGCATTTCTGACTATTTTCCGTTTCTTCGCCGTCGAATAGATCTCGACGggaatgaaaagagaacaagaCAAGCTTTTGAGACTGTGAGGAAATATCATGACCCGGAAATAGATATGAGAATTAAACAATGGAAAGAAGGAACAAGAATAGAGAAAGATGATATTCTCGATGTTCTAATCACTCTAAAGGATGACAAAGGCAACACTTTATTGACATCCGAAGAGATTAAAGCTCAAATTTTG GAAATGGTGATAGCAACAATTGACAACCCATCAAATGCTATTGAATGGGCTCTTGGTGAGATGATAAACCAACCAGAGACATTAATAAGAGCAGTTCAAGAACTAGACCTGGTTGTCGGAAAGAACCGGCTTGTCCAAGAATCTGACATGAACAATCTCAATTACATTAAAGCTTGCCTTAAAGAATCTTTTCGTCTCCATCCAATGGTGGCCTTCAATCTCCCACATGAGTCCATTTGTGACACCATGGTGTCCGGCTATTTCATACCTAAGGGTAGTCATATTCTTTTGAGCCGTCCAGGTCTGGGACGTAATTCTAGAATATGGAATGAACCACTTCGATTCAATCCGGAGCGTCACCTTAAAAATGATGGCTCACATGAGATATTAAATGATCAAGAGCTCCATCTATTGTCATTTAGTATAGGTCGGCGTAGTTGTCCCGCGGTTAACCTAGGATCTACCGTGTCAATTATGTTATTGGCTCGACTTCTTCAAGGTTTCACATGGAGCCCACCTCCAAATACGACTTGCATTAAACTTGTGGAGGCTAGTGATGGGATGGTTCTTTCCGAGCCTCTACGAGCCATTGCAAGGGCACGCTTGGATGAGAGGTTGTATGCATCACTTAGTTCGTAA